Proteins from a genomic interval of Microbacterium imperiale:
- a CDS encoding CPBP family intramembrane glutamic endopeptidase, with protein sequence MKPHADLGTRPYLSVSTLPALLVCLAAPAFFVLLQPWLGWALLIAGLLVALGLERRRVREASPSLTRDLSLIALGMVVVSLIDLKAELDNLAMLRFTLALGGAVLLPYLVSRYVYRDHAIRFPWRGGGRWSTFQWVWLAAVLVLGWLILPFYFITSGVYTNWPVVDTPELIVRLFVGVGAVGIWDELFFICTCFALLRRHFADVSANVLQTIVFVSFLWELGYRAWGPALTIPFALLQGYIFLRTRSLAYVVTVHLLFDAVVFGVLVHAHNPGLIDALFLVPSP encoded by the coding sequence ATGAAGCCGCACGCCGATCTCGGGACCCGTCCGTATCTCTCGGTCAGCACGCTTCCGGCGCTGCTCGTGTGCCTCGCCGCTCCGGCGTTCTTCGTGCTGCTGCAGCCCTGGCTGGGCTGGGCCCTGCTCATCGCCGGCCTGCTGGTCGCGCTCGGCCTGGAACGCCGGCGTGTGCGCGAGGCGAGCCCGTCGCTGACCCGTGACCTCTCGCTCATCGCGCTCGGCATGGTCGTGGTCAGCCTCATCGACCTGAAGGCCGAGCTCGACAACCTGGCGATGCTGCGGTTCACGCTCGCGCTGGGCGGTGCCGTCCTGCTGCCCTACCTCGTGTCGCGATACGTCTACCGCGACCACGCGATCCGTTTCCCGTGGCGCGGGGGAGGGCGGTGGTCGACGTTCCAGTGGGTGTGGCTCGCCGCCGTGCTCGTCCTCGGCTGGCTGATCCTGCCGTTCTACTTCATCACCTCGGGCGTCTACACGAACTGGCCGGTGGTCGACACCCCCGAGCTCATCGTGCGGCTCTTCGTCGGGGTCGGCGCGGTCGGCATCTGGGACGAGCTGTTCTTCATCTGCACGTGCTTCGCGCTGCTGCGCCGCCACTTCGCCGACGTCTCGGCGAACGTCCTGCAGACGATCGTGTTCGTGTCGTTCCTGTGGGAGCTCGGCTACCGCGCGTGGGGCCCCGCGCTGACCATCCCCTTCGCCCTGCTGCAGGGCTACATCTTCCTGCGCACCCGCTCGCTCGCCTATGTCGTGACCGTGCACCTGCTGTTCGACGCCGTGGTGTTCGGCGTCCTCGTGCACGCCCACAACCCGGGCCTTATCGACGCGCTGTTCCTCGTCCCGTCGCCCTGA
- the trmB gene encoding tRNA (guanosine(46)-N7)-methyltransferase TrmB, translated as MQNDVPDTGGEPRYRDRPVSFARRSGRMSDGQERAWNELGSFYLVPVERDQAVLSVRPGSAVDTETLFGRSAPVIVEIGSGQGHAIVAAAQNAPDVDFLAVEVFRAGLARTMLDADRAGARNLRLVEANAPEVLEHLLPAASVDELWIFFSDPWHKNRHTKRRLISPDFTPLAARVLKPGGVLRLATDWEDYALQMREVMTDAAGFEPGFDGAWAPRFEGRVMTAFERKGIAKGRDIRDLVYVRTDDTR; from the coding sequence ATGCAGAACGACGTGCCCGACACCGGCGGCGAGCCGCGCTACCGCGACCGGCCCGTGTCGTTCGCTCGTCGCAGCGGGCGCATGAGCGACGGGCAGGAGCGCGCCTGGAACGAACTCGGCTCGTTCTACCTCGTGCCGGTCGAGCGCGACCAGGCCGTCCTCAGCGTCCGCCCGGGATCGGCCGTCGACACCGAGACCCTGTTCGGCCGCTCGGCGCCCGTCATCGTCGAGATCGGTTCGGGCCAGGGGCACGCCATCGTCGCCGCGGCGCAGAACGCTCCCGACGTCGACTTCCTGGCCGTCGAGGTCTTCCGGGCGGGCTTGGCCCGCACCATGCTCGACGCCGACCGGGCCGGGGCGCGCAATCTGCGCCTGGTCGAGGCGAACGCGCCGGAGGTGCTCGAGCACCTGCTGCCGGCGGCATCCGTCGACGAGCTGTGGATCTTCTTCTCCGACCCGTGGCACAAGAACCGCCACACCAAGCGGCGTCTCATCTCGCCGGACTTCACGCCGCTCGCGGCGCGCGTGCTCAAGCCCGGGGGCGTCCTCCGGCTCGCGACCGACTGGGAGGACTACGCCCTCCAGATGCGCGAGGTGATGACGGATGCCGCGGGCTTCGAGCCCGGCTTCGACGGAGCGTGGGCGCCGCGGTTCGAGGGGCGCGTGATGACCGCCTTCGAACGCAAGGGCATCGCCAAGGGGCGCGACATCCGCGACCTCGTCTACGTACGCACCGACGACACGCGCTGA
- a CDS encoding DUF3097 domain-containing protein codes for MDDRYGTDVLAAGWREAGRKVVPEVPADPDLVVEVAADGYCGAVVAVRGGNVELEDRLGKVRLFPLGGGFLVDGEPVRLVAPKAAAPQGRLRTASGSFVAPQQRARVARASRILVEGRHDAELVEKVWGADLRVEGVVVEYLQGIDLLDELLSDEPPSAERRYGVLVDHLVAGSKETRIAQQILRGPHGKHLKIVGHPHIDVWQCVRPEAVGIAAWPQVPRGIDWKTGVLRALGWPAEDQADVANAWQRILGSVRTYRDLDPALLGRVEELIDFVTT; via the coding sequence ATGGACGACAGGTACGGCACCGACGTGCTCGCTGCGGGATGGCGCGAGGCCGGACGCAAAGTCGTCCCCGAGGTGCCCGCTGATCCCGACCTGGTCGTCGAGGTCGCCGCCGACGGGTACTGCGGCGCGGTCGTGGCGGTGCGCGGCGGGAACGTCGAACTCGAGGACCGCCTCGGCAAGGTCCGTCTCTTCCCGCTGGGCGGCGGGTTCCTCGTCGACGGCGAGCCCGTCCGTCTCGTCGCCCCGAAGGCCGCTGCTCCGCAGGGGCGGCTGCGGACGGCATCCGGGTCGTTCGTCGCGCCGCAGCAGCGTGCGCGCGTGGCTCGCGCGTCGCGCATCCTCGTCGAGGGGCGGCATGACGCCGAACTCGTCGAGAAGGTGTGGGGCGCCGACTTGCGGGTCGAGGGCGTCGTGGTGGAGTACCTGCAGGGCATCGACCTGCTCGATGAGCTGCTGAGCGACGAGCCCCCGTCGGCGGAGCGCCGTTACGGAGTGCTCGTCGACCACCTCGTCGCCGGCTCGAAGGAGACACGGATCGCGCAGCAGATCCTGCGCGGACCGCACGGCAAGCATCTGAAGATCGTCGGGCACCCGCACATCGACGTGTGGCAGTGCGTGAGGCCCGAGGCCGTTGGGATCGCCGCATGGCCGCAGGTGCCGCGCGGCATCGACTGGAAGACGGGCGTCTTGCGGGCGCTCGGCTGGCCCGCTGAGGACCAGGCCGACGTCGCGAACGCGTGGCAGCGCATCCTCGGATCCGTGCGGACCTATCGCGACCTCGACCCCGCGCTGCTGGGGCGCGTCGAAGAGCTCATCGACTTCGTCACGACCTGA
- a CDS encoding TPM domain-containing protein, with product MRALRALTLSIVASLALILGGSAAAVATEPVDLGASRVVDGVDVLSAGEERALDERLTALSGEAGVDLWVVYVDTFTNPSDAADWANAVAARGGLGVNQYVLAIATEQRNFYLSGDTAGPIDADALGRIETQNILPELQAGDWSGAAFAAAGAMADAVGGGGSPSQPGATGGGFSGLTIILGLLAVGAVIAVIVVVMRRRRSGGARAHGGAAPAAEPIEQLARRSAAALVAADDAIRTSEQELGFATAQFGDAAASGFADTLAQARRDLDEAFALQQRLDDDEADTEEDVRAIHTRILELCAHADAELDARTEEFDGLRALEQNAPEALVRIQQERAAAASGLDAASTSLERLTAAYAPEELATVDDNPDQARSRLAYADEQLAAAQRAIAAGDGPEAAVALRAAESAIAQAAQLEASVDKVAETLAAAERDAAALLADLEGDLASAIGVPDADGTLAGVVTATRQQIDAARTQLSGTQRRPQAALSVLLGANAAIDAALSGARDAAQRAERARQTLAQQLQQARAQVSAAEDYIATRRGAVGATARTRVAEARASLDRAEATAQIDPERALADATRAAQLGALAVEAARGDVGGFAQAAPGSGSSGMMGAMIGGMVLNSLLGGGSSGRRSSGFGGSGFGGFAGPSRGGFGGGFGGGSRGRSGGGGFGGGRSRRGGGRF from the coding sequence ATGCGCGCGCTCCGAGCACTGACGCTCTCGATCGTGGCGAGCCTCGCCCTGATCCTGGGCGGCTCCGCCGCGGCTGTCGCCACGGAACCGGTCGACCTCGGTGCGAGCCGGGTCGTGGACGGCGTCGACGTCCTCTCAGCCGGCGAGGAACGCGCCCTCGACGAACGATTGACCGCGCTCAGCGGTGAGGCCGGTGTCGACCTCTGGGTGGTCTACGTCGATACCTTCACGAACCCGTCCGACGCCGCGGACTGGGCCAACGCCGTCGCCGCCCGCGGCGGACTCGGCGTCAACCAGTACGTCCTGGCCATCGCGACGGAGCAGCGCAACTTCTACCTCTCGGGCGACACGGCGGGTCCGATCGACGCCGACGCCCTCGGCCGCATCGAGACGCAGAACATCCTCCCCGAGCTGCAGGCCGGTGATTGGAGCGGCGCAGCCTTCGCGGCGGCAGGAGCCATGGCGGACGCGGTCGGCGGCGGCGGTTCTCCGAGCCAGCCCGGTGCCACGGGCGGCGGCTTCTCGGGCCTCACGATCATCCTCGGACTGCTCGCGGTGGGTGCTGTCATCGCCGTGATCGTGGTCGTGATGCGACGTCGGCGCTCCGGCGGCGCACGGGCGCACGGGGGCGCAGCACCGGCCGCGGAGCCGATCGAACAGCTCGCCCGCCGATCCGCCGCCGCTCTCGTCGCCGCCGATGACGCCATCCGCACGAGCGAGCAGGAGCTCGGATTCGCGACGGCGCAGTTCGGCGACGCGGCGGCGAGCGGCTTCGCCGACACCCTCGCCCAGGCGCGCCGCGACCTCGACGAGGCATTCGCGCTGCAGCAGCGCCTCGACGACGACGAGGCCGACACCGAGGAAGACGTCCGCGCGATCCACACGCGGATCCTCGAGCTCTGCGCTCACGCCGACGCCGAGCTCGATGCGCGCACCGAGGAGTTCGACGGGCTGCGCGCACTGGAGCAGAACGCACCCGAGGCGCTCGTGCGCATCCAGCAGGAGCGCGCGGCCGCCGCATCCGGTCTGGATGCCGCCTCCACATCACTGGAGCGTCTCACCGCCGCCTACGCCCCCGAAGAGCTCGCGACGGTCGACGACAACCCCGACCAGGCGCGCTCGCGCCTCGCCTATGCCGACGAGCAGCTGGCCGCCGCACAGCGGGCCATCGCCGCCGGCGACGGCCCGGAGGCGGCCGTGGCGCTGCGGGCCGCCGAGAGCGCGATCGCCCAGGCCGCCCAGCTCGAAGCCTCGGTCGACAAGGTCGCCGAAACCCTCGCCGCCGCCGAGCGCGACGCCGCTGCTCTGCTCGCCGACCTCGAGGGCGACCTGGCGAGCGCGATCGGAGTGCCCGATGCGGACGGTACGCTCGCCGGCGTCGTCACCGCCACCCGCCAGCAGATCGACGCCGCCCGGACCCAGCTGTCGGGGACGCAGCGCCGCCCGCAGGCCGCCCTGTCGGTGCTGCTGGGTGCGAACGCGGCGATCGACGCGGCCCTGTCCGGCGCGCGCGACGCGGCGCAGCGCGCGGAACGTGCGCGTCAGACGCTCGCCCAGCAGCTGCAGCAGGCGCGCGCGCAGGTCTCGGCCGCCGAGGACTACATCGCCACACGGCGCGGCGCGGTCGGAGCGACCGCGCGCACCCGGGTCGCCGAAGCCCGTGCCTCGCTTGACCGCGCGGAGGCCACGGCGCAGATCGACCCCGAACGTGCCCTCGCCGACGCGACCCGCGCGGCACAGCTCGGCGCACTCGCCGTCGAGGCCGCCCGCGGCGACGTCGGCGGTTTCGCGCAGGCCGCCCCCGGTTCGGGATCGAGCGGCATGATGGGTGCCATGATCGGCGGAATGGTGCTCAACTCGCTCCTCGGCGGCGGGTCGTCCGGTCGCCGCTCCTCCGGCTTCGGCGGAAGCGGGTTCGGCGGCTTCGCCGGCCCCTCGCGCGGCGGGTTCGGCGGCGGATTCGGCGGTGGCTCTCGCGGCCGAAGCGGCGGCGGAGGCTTCGGCGGCGGTCGTTCGCGCCGCGGCGGCGGCCGCTTCTGA
- a CDS encoding PspA/IM30 family protein, whose amino-acid sequence MAKQSIFGRISTLMKANINALLDQAEDPQKMLDQLVRDYTNSIADAESAIAETIGNLRLLERDHQEDVQAAAEWGNKALAASRKADELRAVGNTADADKFDNLAKVALQRQISEENEARTIAPTIATQTEVVEKLKDGLNGMKVKLDQLRAKRSELLARAKTAEAQNRVHDAVKSIDVLDPTSELGRFEDKVRRQEALAAGKQELAASSLDAQFESLEDVGQLTEVEARLAALKSGGAAGAIER is encoded by the coding sequence ATGGCAAAGCAGTCCATCTTCGGTCGTATCTCCACCCTCATGAAGGCGAACATCAACGCCCTTCTGGACCAGGCCGAGGACCCGCAGAAGATGCTCGACCAGCTCGTGCGGGACTACACCAACTCGATCGCCGACGCCGAGTCGGCGATCGCCGAGACGATCGGCAACCTGCGCCTGCTCGAGCGCGACCACCAGGAGGACGTCCAGGCGGCGGCCGAGTGGGGCAACAAGGCGCTCGCTGCGAGCCGCAAGGCCGACGAGCTCCGCGCGGTCGGCAACACCGCCGACGCCGACAAGTTCGACAACCTGGCCAAGGTCGCGCTGCAGCGTCAGATCAGCGAGGAGAACGAGGCCCGGACGATCGCCCCGACGATCGCGACCCAGACCGAGGTCGTCGAGAAGCTCAAGGACGGGCTCAACGGCATGAAGGTCAAGCTCGACCAGCTGCGGGCCAAGCGCTCCGAGCTGCTCGCGCGGGCGAAGACCGCCGAGGCGCAGAACCGCGTCCACGACGCCGTGAAGTCGATCGACGTGCTCGACCCCACCAGCGAGCTCGGCCGCTTCGAAGACAAGGTCCGCCGCCAGGAGGCACTCGCCGCCGGCAAGCAGGAGCTCGCCGCATCGAGCCTCGACGCGCAGTTCGAGAGCCTCGAGGACGTCGGCCAGCTGACCGAGGTCGAGGCGCGGCTCGCCGCCCTGAAGTCCGGCGGCGCCGCGGGCGCGATCGAGCGCTGA
- a CDS encoding arginase family protein, which translates to MTRFIVVPQWQGSPSARSMTLIDGAEAIAGDLPRSATVRVDVPVEAGEALDTGIRRFSSLQRTRDLIAAALTGSTDSPSAAAAPASPAVVIGGDCGVAVPAVAHAASAHPDLAVVWFDAHADLHTPASSPSGAFAGMALQAVFGRGPLTTDAAVPADRVVLAGAREFDAAETDLVDEVKLRTLRVDDLADPAALADAVAATGARSVYVHVDLDVLDPSAITGVGAPVPFGLDVPTLTAAIGALRERMPLVGASISGFAPAHPDAAVDDMGSVLRIIGAVA; encoded by the coding sequence ATGACCCGATTCATCGTGGTGCCGCAGTGGCAGGGGTCTCCCTCGGCCCGCTCGATGACGCTGATCGACGGCGCCGAGGCGATCGCCGGCGACCTGCCGCGCAGCGCCACCGTGCGGGTCGATGTGCCCGTCGAGGCCGGCGAGGCGCTCGACACCGGCATCCGCCGCTTCAGTTCGCTGCAGCGCACCCGTGACCTCATCGCGGCCGCGTTGACGGGCTCGACCGATTCACCTTCGGCCGCCGCGGCACCGGCCTCCCCCGCTGTCGTCATCGGCGGAGACTGCGGCGTGGCCGTGCCGGCCGTCGCGCACGCCGCGTCCGCGCACCCGGATCTGGCCGTCGTGTGGTTCGACGCCCACGCCGACCTGCACACGCCGGCGTCGTCGCCCTCGGGCGCCTTCGCGGGCATGGCGCTGCAGGCGGTCTTCGGTCGCGGTCCCCTGACGACGGATGCCGCCGTCCCGGCCGACCGCGTCGTCCTGGCCGGCGCGCGCGAGTTCGACGCCGCCGAGACCGATCTCGTCGACGAGGTGAAGCTGCGCACGCTGCGGGTGGACGACCTCGCCGACCCCGCCGCGCTGGCGGACGCCGTCGCAGCGACCGGCGCGCGCTCGGTCTATGTGCACGTCGACCTCGACGTCCTCGACCCGTCGGCCATCACGGGGGTCGGCGCGCCCGTGCCGTTCGGGCTCGACGTCCCCACCCTCACCGCCGCGATCGGCGCGCTGCGCGAGCGGATGCCTCTCGTCGGGGCATCCATCTCGGGCTTCGCTCCGGCGCACCCCGATGCCGCCGTCGACGACATGGGATCGGTGCTGCGGATCATCGGAGCCGTCGCATGA
- a CDS encoding Fe-S oxidoreductase: MSPAMPPTGWRERADRAVRRGEALDRWIPAALLDSPISRIGAVAGTAFGFVWGTLWSTGRVRRRSGLWVFTGMPAWTFGRGGVCVGSCFLTGERDPDERVLAHEAVHARQWRRYGLLMPVLYLIAGRDPLRNRFEIDAGLADGNYIPRRAGLR; this comes from the coding sequence ATGAGCCCCGCGATGCCGCCGACAGGCTGGCGCGAACGGGCCGACCGAGCCGTGCGACGCGGGGAAGCCCTCGACCGCTGGATCCCGGCGGCCCTGCTCGATTCGCCGATCAGCCGCATCGGCGCCGTCGCCGGGACGGCATTCGGTTTCGTCTGGGGCACGCTGTGGTCGACGGGTCGCGTCCGCCGCCGCTCGGGGCTGTGGGTGTTCACCGGCATGCCCGCATGGACCTTCGGGCGCGGCGGCGTCTGCGTCGGCTCGTGCTTCCTCACCGGCGAGCGCGATCCCGACGAACGCGTCCTGGCGCACGAGGCGGTGCACGCGCGGCAGTGGCGCCGGTACGGGCTGTTGATGCCCGTGCTCTATCTCATCGCGGGCCGCGACCCGCTGCGCAACCGTTTCGAGATCGACGCCGGACTGGCCGACGGCAACTACATCCCGCGGCGGGCCGGCCTGCGCTGA
- a CDS encoding SIP domain-containing protein, with amino-acid sequence MTVHSDSACRASKHARVQQLITADEHSLAELAALVATLPLCSTGRVFIEVPDATWIGSVAVPARMIVTWLDRSARTGAAGSGRACAPGEALTRAVTAWADEMLCTDAARATRVHLLGGFLGTADIVDHLTGRLGMAADAIHTPERFGLATAR; translated from the coding sequence ATGACCGTCCACAGTGACTCCGCGTGCCGTGCGTCGAAGCATGCCCGCGTGCAGCAACTGATCACCGCCGACGAGCACTCGCTCGCCGAGCTCGCCGCCCTCGTGGCGACGCTGCCGTTGTGCTCGACCGGCCGCGTCTTCATCGAGGTGCCCGACGCCACGTGGATCGGTTCCGTTGCGGTCCCCGCGCGCATGATCGTCACGTGGCTCGACCGCTCCGCCCGCACCGGCGCGGCGGGTTCGGGCCGGGCCTGTGCGCCGGGCGAGGCGCTCACCCGGGCGGTCACCGCCTGGGCCGACGAGATGCTCTGCACGGATGCCGCGCGCGCGACGCGCGTGCACCTGCTCGGGGGCTTTCTGGGCACGGCCGACATCGTCGATCACCTGACGGGTCGACTCGGGATGGCCGCCGACGCGATCCACACCCCGGAGCGTTTCGGTCTCGCGACCGCCCGCTGA
- a CDS encoding tyrosine-protein phosphatase, whose protein sequence is MSDEIPIVVSGAVNFRDTGGLPAGDRVTRSGVLYRSGNLFRVDEAGREALRRVGLRRIIDLRDDDEVLSEPTVLDGFGHQTQRVPLLLGSVASLFRADMSLASMYRAIVDESGPRVLEVVRGVLADQPVLVHCTIGKDRTGVTVALILAAAGVDDDAVVADYARTETLLPAERNAPIVAYLRAHHPDAPDLVDLATRSPAPVMRSLLDDLRERYGSPVDYLRAQGLADDEIAELRRILVG, encoded by the coding sequence GTGAGCGACGAGATCCCGATCGTCGTCTCGGGCGCGGTCAACTTCCGCGACACCGGCGGACTGCCCGCCGGTGACCGCGTCACCCGCTCGGGCGTCCTCTACCGCTCGGGCAATCTGTTCCGCGTCGACGAGGCGGGCCGCGAGGCCCTGCGACGGGTCGGACTGCGCCGCATCATCGACCTGCGCGACGACGACGAGGTGCTCTCCGAGCCGACGGTGCTCGACGGCTTCGGTCATCAGACGCAACGCGTGCCGCTGCTGCTGGGCTCGGTCGCCTCCCTCTTCCGGGCGGACATGTCGCTTGCGTCGATGTACCGGGCGATCGTGGATGAATCCGGCCCGCGCGTCCTCGAGGTCGTCCGCGGCGTCCTCGCCGACCAGCCGGTGCTCGTGCACTGCACGATCGGCAAGGACCGTACCGGCGTCACCGTCGCGCTGATCCTCGCCGCAGCCGGCGTCGACGACGATGCGGTCGTCGCCGACTACGCGCGCACCGAGACGCTGCTGCCGGCCGAACGCAACGCGCCGATCGTCGCCTATCTGCGCGCCCACCATCCGGACGCGCCGGACCTCGTCGACCTCGCCACCCGCTCGCCGGCACCGGTCATGCGTTCCCTGCTCGACGACCTGCGCGAGCGGTACGGATCGCCGGTCGACTACCTGCGGGCGCAGGGGCTGGCAGACGACGAGATCGCGGAGCTGCGTCGCATCCTGGTCGGGTGA
- a CDS encoding carboxymuconolactone decarboxylase family protein, whose amino-acid sequence MSPEHRIHLSKAARPAYDALDAFARTVGRIAADAGIGERLKELALVHSSQLNGCAYCVRVHVDRAVRAGVTADEIAQLATWRDSGVFDDRERAALELAETYVHISDEGISDELYDHVGGVFSEAEYVALSWLFVSINAFNRVTIAGRYPVPPLPNLDA is encoded by the coding sequence ATGAGTCCGGAGCACCGCATCCACCTGTCGAAAGCGGCTCGCCCGGCGTACGACGCCCTCGACGCTTTCGCGCGCACGGTCGGCCGTATCGCCGCCGACGCGGGCATCGGAGAGCGTCTCAAGGAGCTCGCGCTCGTCCACAGCTCGCAGCTGAACGGCTGCGCGTACTGCGTGCGCGTGCACGTCGACCGTGCCGTCCGCGCGGGCGTCACCGCCGACGAGATCGCCCAGTTGGCGACCTGGCGCGACTCGGGCGTCTTCGACGATCGTGAGCGGGCGGCCCTCGAGCTCGCGGAGACCTACGTCCACATCTCCGACGAGGGGATCTCGGACGAGCTCTACGACCACGTCGGCGGCGTGTTCTCCGAAGCCGAGTACGTCGCGCTGAGCTGGCTGTTCGTGTCGATCAACGCCTTCAACCGCGTCACGATCGCCGGCCGCTATCCCGTTCCGCCCCTCCCGAACCTCGACGCGTGA
- a CDS encoding alpha/beta fold hydrolase, with translation MTDAPFDEFSFLPVQAAELGVPVPAAERLGARTADGRDLSALRFGADAPEVTLLHGAGLNAHTWDRTVLALGRPALSVDLPGHGDSGWRDDADYTARTLAADLIPALERWTEQPQVLVGQSLGGLTAAAIAAQRPELVRALVIVDIAPGLDPAGGAAQIRRFFAGPTDWSSRAELVDRALAFGLGGDRTAAERGVLLNSRVRPDGRVEWKHHFARIANALAADPEAAAVADERQDALAAVLAASGWDDLEAVTAPITLVRGERGYLSTADLDAYRARLPHARIIDVDSGHNVQEELPAELARLIRDAGLAGREQG, from the coding sequence GTGACCGACGCCCCGTTCGACGAGTTCTCGTTCCTGCCCGTCCAAGCCGCCGAGCTCGGAGTCCCCGTCCCTGCGGCCGAGCGCCTCGGCGCGCGTACCGCGGACGGCCGCGATCTCAGCGCACTGCGCTTCGGGGCCGATGCACCCGAGGTGACCCTGCTGCACGGTGCGGGGCTGAACGCCCACACCTGGGATCGCACCGTCCTGGCCCTGGGCCGCCCCGCCCTGTCGGTGGACCTCCCCGGTCACGGCGACTCCGGCTGGCGCGATGACGCCGACTACACAGCACGCACCCTCGCCGCCGATCTCATCCCGGCGCTCGAGCGATGGACCGAGCAGCCGCAGGTACTCGTCGGACAGTCGCTGGGCGGCCTCACCGCGGCGGCGATCGCGGCCCAGCGACCCGAGCTCGTGCGGGCGCTCGTCATCGTCGACATCGCGCCGGGGCTCGACCCCGCCGGCGGTGCCGCGCAGATCCGGCGCTTCTTCGCCGGGCCCACCGACTGGTCGTCGCGGGCGGAGCTCGTCGACCGCGCCCTCGCCTTCGGCCTGGGAGGCGACCGCACCGCGGCCGAGCGCGGCGTGCTGCTGAACTCGCGCGTCCGGCCCGACGGCCGCGTGGAATGGAAGCACCACTTCGCGCGCATCGCCAACGCGTTGGCCGCCGACCCCGAGGCCGCGGCCGTCGCGGACGAGCGCCAGGACGCGCTGGCCGCCGTGCTCGCGGCATCCGGGTGGGACGACCTCGAAGCCGTCACGGCTCCGATCACGCTCGTGCGCGGCGAACGGGGTTACCTCTCGACGGCGGATCTCGACGCCTACCGCGCGCGGCTGCCGCACGCGCGCATCATCGACGTCGACAGCGGCCACAACGTACAGGAGGAGCTGCCGGCGGAACTCGCCCGGCTCATCCGCGATGCCGGCCTCGCGGGACGCGAACAGGGCTGA